The proteins below come from a single Triticum aestivum cultivar Chinese Spring chromosome 5D, IWGSC CS RefSeq v2.1, whole genome shotgun sequence genomic window:
- the LOC123122452 gene encoding PRKR-interacting protein 1, translated as MSDPGTDSNMQQLVPMAPPARVSGGELVAKASVADSGKQLVLVEGGGKSSGGVKLREDVEDIEVKLKRIMDNVPVRASNTSGSSAGSGSGDFHQYRQMRRREQDRITRMETDYEKRKQVAEFNLRREERLKAAEERTSKKRLKRQKKKQRKNEKRAKPSGGGEEPNSEAVPKQVEEPSDDDDDEGSDYEGDDKFKQCK; from the exons ATGTCAGATCCTGGTACGGATAGCAATATGCAGCAGCTTGTCCCAATGGCACCACCGGCAAGGGTTTCTGGTGGTGAACTAGTGGCAAAGGCTTCTGTTGCTGACAGTGGAAAGCAGCTGGTGCTGGTGGAGGGTGGAGGAAAGAGCTCAGGAGGGGTCAAGCTACGGGAGGATGTGGAGGACATAGAGGTGAAGCTGAAGCGCATCATGGACAATGTCCCTGTCCGTGCCAGCAACACCTCTGGGTCCTCCGCTGGTTCTGGCTCTGGCGACTTCCACCAG TATCGGCAAATGAGGAGAAGGGAACAGGACCGAATAACGAGGATGGAGACTGATTACGAAAAGAGGAAGCAGGTGGCCGAATTCAATCTGCGGAGGGAGGAAAGACTGAAAGCAGCCGAGGAGCGTACATCCAAGAAGCGCCTGAAACGCCAAAAGAAGAAGCAGCGTAAGAATGAAAAGCGGGCCAAACCAAGCGGTGGTGGCGAGGAACCCAATAGCGAAGCAGTGCCTAAGCAGGTTGAGGAGCCctcagacgacgacgacgacgagggttCGGATTACGAGGGCGACGACAAGTTCAAGCAATGCAAATGA
- the LOC123122453 gene encoding protein CWC15 homolog produces MTTAARPTWAPAKGGNEQGGTRIFGPSGKYSSRDLAAHTSLKPRKEGQQTQEEVQKRNLRDELEERERKHFSSKDKSYVDERDRRKSSSLLLEGSKRDEDKIVPREIDADDSDVELKSDDESDDDDDDDDTEALMAELERIKKERAEDRLRKERQQAEEEAKMKEAELMRGNPLINMNNSGSFNVKRRWDDDVVFKNQARGETKTPKRFINDTIRSDFHRKFLHRYMK; encoded by the exons ATGACGACGGCGGCGCGGCCGACGTGGGCGCCGGCCAAGGGCGGGAACGAGCAGGGGGGCACGCGCATCTTCGGGCCCTCCGGGAAGTACTCCTCCCGCGACCTCGCCGCCCACACCTCCCTCAAGCCCAG AAAGGAGGGTCAGCAAACTCAAGAGGAGGTACAGAAGAGGAATCTCAGGGACGAACTTGAGGAGCGTGAACGCAAGCACTTCTCATCCAAGGATAAGTCATATGTTG ATGAGAGGGACCGGCGAAAAAGTTCGAGCCTGCTCTTAGAAG GTTCAAAACGGGATGAGGATAAGATAGTTCCACGTGAAATTGATGCAGACGACTCTGACGTGGAGCTCAAAAGTGATGATGAAAG cgatgatgatgacgacgacgatgacacTGAGGCACTCATGGCAGAGCTTGAAAGGATTAAAAAAGAAAGAGCTGAGGACAGGCTTAGAAAG GAGCGTCAGCAAGCAGAAGAAGAGGCCAAGATGAAGGAGGCTGAGCTGATGCGAGGAAACCCACTGATCAATATGAATAACTCTGGCTCCTTCAATGTGAAGAGAAG GTgggatgatgatgttgtattcaagAACCAAGCTCGTGGAGAGACTAAGACACCGAAACGGTTCATCAACGACACCATCAGAAGTGATTTCCACCGCAAGTTTCTGCATAGGTACATGAAATGA